A window of Watersipora subatra chromosome 10, tzWatSuba1.1, whole genome shotgun sequence genomic DNA:
aacatgactaaatatgatgagcctgtgaagttttgatctgatcagggaaatagaaccaatggctttcttagctagagctggaacgagaccaaggaatgcagggtcagaccagactcagggtcagcaatgagggccaagattgggtcggaccgggtcagcgcgcgtgattttttattcatttaaggttaaaaGATAGTTccattacagcctaatgttgtgacatcaataatcTGAGATAAAAGAAActattatcacaccaatcattatattttgtggcttggtttatagatgaaatctacaatttatggctagacattggtggatcaatgctattcaatgggtgatagattaatggcatgatttggctagtgtttttattacagattttattttcaactgctattataatcaacaagagattagttaagaaatactttacaaatatagaaatagataactcagcgtagtggaaagcaaaaatccatcacttctcTAAAACTtttggtattagtgaaagaaactaaaaataaaataaatttgctggattgaaagttcttagacgcgcttttaagttcctcaggatgccctcgttgtaaatgcctcaatagtattgaggtggattGTTTTTgtggcttaaaggttgacttgcaacaaaactcacattacagttatttggtatcaaaataatcaccatgttttactctgttgtgttgtaggtgccaaatacgtggaaatgtgattacaagcatttaaaagctcaaaaacgaaaagccgccgtagattagaatctctttatttcgatgacgtagtcattacagtttggttatcgtcttgtcacgtgatgttctcacgtgaattgaaaagccaataaaaagctaaatataaaacctatcgtagcactagtttatgagaaacacttcgggttttaccgaataccccgtatcaaatatagatgctcgctaccttacagttttgtttcggcattattcaatcatcaAGCCGTTATCTGATCACATGACCCagtacttcgaaaataatttttgcagcacttttcgattatcacaggtgaccaacaggctcgtcatgattatcaggcattgatatgtactccttcgagctaaggttaaaaagtttaacgattttttacggtaggttataagatatcagtgctaaaagtgacagcattacaatgacgataaaacagacgcataaaatagacatggttttatcgaatgtgtgaagtatatttatgaaaatatttcgacgaatgaggttgctttaaagtgtaaacagaaaccatcctgaaacaactacatcccatttgagccgttttggaaagcgaatccaaactatcgcggtctcgtgtggctgcgattaactgttcgtttttgagctttcaactcattcgcacccgatTAATTTCTAGGCGATTAGCCGCAGATATCGATAATTTTTCAGGAAGCtgccgtaattcaaattactactacaagagGCAGAtttgagataatttactcattcacatttcacaagaaccagccaagtCTCTTCTTTCAAAGTACATTAAATTAATATAGACAACTCatatcccttttatgtagattcgtgtctcaaagaaggtagtttcaggaaATCTCCAATTTCGAAAAAATTCTCacttgctgaaacaaagttagatttgcaccataaaagttgcaaaatatacaaagtttgactgaaattacttatttatcacataaaatacatagttatgagtattattgatacatatgcagttagtcatgaacatgaaaatcatgaaactctaacttTTCCTCTCGAGTATCATCattcaaacaaaagcatagcaaatctacagtatatgtcaatataactcaaataaaacgtcatgaaaatgtttcaaataataaaaatatgttcaacaactctgttcttgacttttcagaatTCATAgccagctctaagaatcaatttgatcctatcgaaactgaagGATAACGTTAGTCTGACTGCGGCTGGCAGCCTGAAgattgcatttttatttgagcataatgaatcaatttggcaaaattaaaagttgataaaaactttgaaacattacaaataatgttttcatttaatttatgcagtctttcaatgtcttaccacttctgaatctgcatatttactactgaagttgaaaaaaattattgcgaacGATAGAATTTCAAGTCAGCGTGGTGTTTTCCagttttggtagatattgagatgggtgtactaacttggttataacttttgccagggACGTCATAGAGGCATAATTTAAcgtttgtctgattggccagaaatttttctttctaactaatcaGAAACTATTTTTGATAACTTGAAAATAACGATGCAAGGATACGTTAGATTtcagacgcgagttaactcgcattGGGTGCTCAGCAACGTTATAAACaggcgagttaactcgcgcctgggtgcgaatgagttaagagcttgtaatcacatttccacatatttggcacctacaacacaacagagtaagacatggtgaatattttgataccgaataactgtaatgtgaattttattgcaagtcaacctttagacaatagcatgatgttgaacctcagcaacttctccatggtagcaattagtgctagcctagaaaagtttttcaccaatccagcactactaagcaacactcccgtcgctttctcactgtggttgcaaacctcaatcaccacaggcaaagacaaagtcaagccaccacgatatttaactgtgattagggaaatCGTTGCTTGGTATACATCATAGTTAGTAACATCCACAAtactagtgatacaatcatcacatttcagctttggtgacctaaccagctacatagccagctgtaaattactcattctgtctcattttggacatagacatacttgcatactcatcatattcaGTCATGTTTacttcagcatgatattagtctatttacctagccaaggtctggctctttgggttggtgggctatttgcctccacctctcccttctctctttttcccttctcacttcttctttggagaaggggaaaagagagaatggggataggagagagtggcaaataaagccctgatggctcatgatttgttcgaaacaattcatagcttttatagttttaatctaaggtagttatcagatattatcaaagaattgctttagtttactggattatgtatccaagaaggtttttatgtgaaaataaatgtgattttgtcaaattctcctcattagcttcATTGTtcacaacagtgcagtcaagcgtgaggtacaatacaatgaccttacgtcatgctatttaagtctgacaaggcaaccgatgggaatagcaattattggccaatctaggtttatatatctatgatgcaaatacatattattattattgactaCAACTGTGCAGTGAATCGAGACTGGTGTGCTACATCTTAAAGATGTGGGTGCGTCAAAAAGATCggtttaatgaaattaagaccaataaaaggctaaaacatcagctacaattttatgtcatttttgtctttgtagactaaccctgtccagaggtatatgcatttgaatgaggccatcttttaaaaaccttagattccagcgggtgcttcatttgtaacgtaacgagtgatacatgcGAAAAGAgcccacgagcgataaatataagatctcttctttagccaatcatcagcacgaaatatttatataggtcatattaaatatgtgattgcgtcaaaaaggtcgatttaatgaaattaagaccaataaaaggctaaaacatcagatACAATtcgatgtcatttttgtctttgtagaccaatcctgtccagagatatatgcgtttgaatgaggccatcttttaaaaaggtcaaattccagcgggtgcttcattcgtgacgtaactagtgatacatctgaacaCAGtccattagccaatcatcagcacaaaatttttatataggtcgtaataattgttatcactcgtaaaccGCGTAGTCTGCGATCTCggatttagggattttactttattaaatcgcatggatatttactaaattaattaacatcgttactttaatgcaGGGGTGGGCAACGTGCGGCCCGTGGGCCACGTGTGGCCCGCAACCTCATTATATGTGGCCCACTTGACCTTTCAGGATATCTGGAAATTTTTGCATATTATTTCACATTGTGCTCAACATACCAGcatagagcaaataaatgtttcgtttaattaccgttagtgattcaattatctcagtgagacgtctttatcttctatcactatcgatgaAGCCAGTAGTACTGAAGGCTCACTTGCCGCAGATGACgtggacaggctaaataccgataaacCACTGAGGTTAatttatgcgatacaaacgatacatcatatagtcaggatcaagagacagatagataactttatgggtTTATGCATCGGCTGCTCAAactactttcgtaatgctagtaaatagaaacattacaccgcattcatGTTTCTCATGATTGTTcttttgttcgtgattggctgcaataaatcatatcgctgtaattgggaaataccgcactttgtgatttTGTCCTGACTAATTTCGATATTAGAATCAGGGCAActctaaaaataattataatcattCTGGTTCGTAATACTTACTATGACACACATACAGCCAGAGGTCAAAAAAAGGAAAGTAGATTTACAGAACAAACAGTTCAATCCAGACTGGGAATGGAAATATTTTGTGGCTGATGTAAGCGATAATGCCATTGCTTGATATGTAAAGACAAGATAAGTGTGAAGAAGGAATATAATGTCCGAAGACACTACAACAGCCGCCACAATGACTATGATCGAATGCAAATGCCAGAGGGGAGAAAAACTAGAGcaaaaactcttaaaagctctcTTTTTCAACAACAGCAATTCTTTACCAAGCATAATTTGGAAGCTAAGGCAGCTACCTAGGCTAACATTTCAGTATGCAACATCATGGCAAAACGTGGAAAGCCATATCTTGATGGTGAAATGGTTAAGGAAGCTATTCTTGCTGCTGTTGAAAATATATGTCCAGACAAAGTTAGCCAGTTTCAATCAATCAGCCTTTCAAGAAGAACTGTAACACGACGCATAGAACATATCTCAGACGACTTACATGCACAACTAATGAAAGAGCTTACAAAAGCAAGCTATTTTTCACTAGCGCTTGACGAATCGACTGACTCAGCCGACACAGCACAGCTTGCTGTATTTATTCGGGCTTACACTGAAGATGGTTCTATAATAGAAGAACTTGCAAAGCTCTGCTCCATGCATGGCACTACTACCGGAAAGGATATATTTGAAGAAGTTAAAAAATGTATTACAGAACTGCAATTACAATGGAAGAAGTTAGTAAGTGCAACTACTGATGGTGCACCCTCCATGACTGGGTTCTGTGGTTTACTCAAGGAAAAGTTGCAAAAAGAAGGATTGCCCATGCCAATGACTTTCCACTGCATTATACACCAGCAGAATTTATGTGCCAAAACACTGCAGATGGCTGATGTTATGGCTACTATAAAAAAGCAGTGAATTTCATTAGATCTAAAGGGCTCAAACATCACCAGTTTCAAAGCTTCCTGGCATCAATTAACAGAGAACATGAAGACATACCCTACTTCACTGAGGTCAGATGGTTAAGATGTGGTGAAATGCTGAGAAAAGCTTATGCATTACAAACGGAGATGAAGATATTTCTATTGGAAAAGAATTACCCAATAGACCACTTTGGCGATCACGATTTCATAAATGATTTTGCATTTTTGGTTGACATGACTGATAAGCTTAATACACTCAACATGAAGCTTCAAGGGCAAGATATGTTAATTTCTGATCAGTACCATTGTGTTTCAACCTTCCAAACCGATCTTAAACTGATCATGCAGCCGATGAAAAAAAGGAGAGACCCCTCACTTTTTAACATTGTCCAAAAGAGTTGGTATTGATCACAGTAGGTACCTGGAAAATTTGAATATTTTCCTTGACAGAATTCCTTGACAGGTTTGGTGATTTCAAAAAGTATGCGGATGAAATTGTATTTTTTAGCCACCCTCGACTTGCCAAACCTATTGATATGCCAATTCCTTTGCAGAAAAAACTTATTTCATTGAAAACAGATCCGATAACAATGGAATGTTTCAGAATAGAATCTGGCTTATCCATTTTACAGAGCTACACACGTCTGCCAAAGGACACCTACCCTAACCTCAAAGAACATGGAATGAAATTTCTGTCAATGTTTGGTAGCACCTACCTCTGTGAGTCCTTATTTAGCCAAACGACatacatcaaaaataaatacCGGACCAGGCTGACAGACAGTCATCTATGTGATATCTTACGCACATCCATAACAAACTTCAGGCCAAGATTGAAAGAAATAGCTGCCAAAAGCCAATGCCAAATTTCCCACTGAACATTAACTCATTAAGCATATTATTACTCATTCTTGTACGTTTTTCATTCAcatattgtattaaaatattaaatatttcgtaataaaatatagtattaaatacaaatattctgtcATAGTATTCTGGTATTTATGGTAATTACAGCGCATGTGTGCTTTGGCAACAATAATAATTGGCCCTATCATATCATTGCAAGATGTGGCCCACCATATATTTCTTAGGTTGAATGTGGCCCACAGCCGAAAAAGGTTGCCCACCCCTGCTTTAATGAATTGCTcgatcgacacattttattgacacacaacagaattgtaaaaattgatgTAAAcatactgcgaaggtgactccgagttttctggacatcaggtagttaaagtgctatggggaagataggagaatggaggttaatttatcttttactttgagtctcctatagatatactgttgagtttacattcagattatatttccctgtttgaggttataatgtaatttcctgcacGTGCGAGATACGTACAGTGAGTttttgacggcttctttttaatccatagcatctagcaatacaatggcttagattgatgaatatgctaaaag
This region includes:
- the LOC137406963 gene encoding general transcription factor II-I repeat domain-containing protein 2-like, which encodes MAKRGKPYLDGEMVKEAILAAVENICPDKVSQFQSISLSRRTVTRRIEHISDDLHAQLMKELTKASYFSLALDESTDSADTAQLAVFIRAYTEDGSIIEELAKLCSMHGTTTGKDIFEEVKKCITELQLQWKKLVSATTDGAPSMTGFCGLLKEKLQKEGLPMPMTFHCIIHQQNLCAKTLQMADVMATIKKQ